The Polyangia bacterium genomic interval CGACGCGAGTATTTCGGCTCCTCCAAATTCGGCACATAGACAGGGGTAGGGATGAAGGTTCGGACGATTTCCCATTCTGTGTCCGTCAGGTCCGTTGGATATGTCGGGCGCATACATCTGTTTCACCTATCCGGATCGCGAACGCAATTTTTTGAAAAACTTGTGTATCGGAGACCGCCGGGCGAATCTTAATCGACTCAGCAAATGGGCCAAGGGATGGCGTGTGTCTGCGGTGGCCGAGATTTCCTGTAGGACAGCCTCTAATCGAGGTAGCGACACAAATGCGAGTTGTAATCACGTTGCGGAGCGACACCAAAAAAAAGGATTCGAACCTCTCCCGATTCGCTGGATCGTTGAGCGGACATTCGGATGGCTGAATCGATATCGCTTATTGTCGAAAGAATTCGAGCGAACCATCGTTTCAAGCGAATCCGACATTCAACTACGTATGATACGTCCCATGACGCGCCGCCTGGCATTTGGCTGAGTTATTGCGGCCTTTTCCTCTAGGACAGCCTCTGAGAAAAGCGCGCAACGCGGGGTTCTCAAGCGTCTGGAGGTCGTCGTACATGCCGGGCTTGCCGCCGTACGTCCCGTCGGCAACGTCGGCCAAGAAGAGTTCAATCTCTTCGTTCGGGATGATGTAGCCGATGTTCTGTGTACCGCCGAGCGAGCTGAACGCGAGCCCGATCATCTTGTCGCCCGCGACGGCAGGACCGCCGCTGTTGCCGTGATTGATGGCTGCGTCGATCTGGATGCGCATGCCCCAGACGGGCCGGTTGTAGGCAGCAAACTCGATACGCGAGACGATGCCTTTCGTGATCGCGAGGTTCGAGCCGCCGGTCGGGTAACCGTAGGCCATGACGGCGTCCTTGATGTCGGGTAGAGCGAGCGCGCGAGCCAGAGGTCCGTGTGTGTCGAAGACGCGCTCGTCGTCGAGTTTGAGGAGCGCGAGGTCGATGCCAGGCGCGACGGCATGCGCCGCATCGCAGATGGCCAGATGTCTCTCGAAGCCTTCCTCAGCGCCGTTCGCCGCCAACTCAGCGAGCTCGTGGTCGCCGGTCGCGCGGCCGGCGCGCTCCAGGTGCCAAGCGTCCCAATGTTCAGCCGGGCTTCGCCGCGCGGTCGTCGAGGGAATGGGAAACCGCGTCGGTCCGGGCAACCTCGTGCCCGCACGAAGATGCCCGGTCCGCCCTGAAGGGCAGGGCGTCGCGTCCCGGCGCGAGAACAGGGCTCACCTGCGGCGCGAAGGCATCTCGCCGCCCATACGTGCCCGACGAGCGCGCGAAACAGGCCCGACGCCGGGTGGCAACGCCCGGACCCCGGCATACGACGACAGATCATGTCGAATCCTGCCATCCTTTCAGTGTCGAACGGGCTCAAGGCTGACCAGGTGACTGACCAGTCGCAGGCGTCTTCGCCGCCAGCACCTTCCAGCGGTGAGCCCGACTTGCCGCAATTTCTGAGCGTCATTGAGGTCGCCGCCGTCCTGCGCGTCGATCGCAAGACCGTCCACAAGCTGATCGCCTCCGGTGATCTGCCGCACGTCCGCCTCGGGCGCGTCATCCGCATTCCCGTCGCGGTGCTACACTCGCTGCGCAAGTCCGCGTGACCGTCAGGAGGAATTCATGGCGGTTTATCGCGACAAACGAGACGGAAAATGGCGCTACCGAAAGACGATCGCGCTCCCGAATGGGCGGACGCTCCGCATCAACGGCACACCACCGATCAGCACGAAGGTGGCGGCCGAGGTCGCGGAGCGGAAGGACGTCGAGCGCGCGCTGACGTCGCGGGACGGGCCGATGGAGAAGGAGGTGCCGCGCTTCGACACGTTCGCTCAGGAGTTCCTGGACAAGTACGTCGACGTGAAGAACAAGCCGTCGGAGATCGGCACGAAGCACTCGATCTTTCGCCATCACCTGCTGCCGAGGTTCGGCAGCAAGAAGCTGGACGAGATCGACGCGGAGGCCATCGCCGGCTACACGAGCGCCGCGCTCAAGAACAAGAAGTCACCCAAGACGATCAACAATCACCTCACGGTGCTGCGCCGAACGCTGGCCATCGCGGTGAAGTGGGGACGCCTCGACCACGTCCCGGCGATCGACTGGCTGAAGGCGCCCAAACCGCCCTTCGACTTCCTGGACTTCAGCGAGACCACACGACTGGTCGACGCGGCGGAGGGGGAATGGCATACGGTGATTCTGATCGCGCTCAAGACAGGGATGCGTCAGGGAGAGCTGCTCGCTCTCCGCTGGGAAGACGTCGACCTCGTCGCGGGCAAGCTCAGGATCACGTGCTCGGTCTCGAGGGGAGTGATCACGACGCCGAAGAGCGGGAAGCCACGCGAGATGCCGCTTTCAGATGCCGCCGTTCGGGCGCTGAAGGCTCATCGGCATCTGCGGGGGCCGCTGGTCTTCTGCGACGTGGAGGGGCAGATGCTCACCAAGGGGGCGTGCAAGTGGCCTCTGAAGCGAGCGTACAAGCGGGCGGGGCTGCGCGAGGTGGGGTGGCACATGCTGAGGCACACGTTCGCTTCACACCTCGTGATGCGAAACGTGCCGCTCAAGGCGGTCCAGGAACTGCTCGGTCACGCCACGATCGAGATGACGATGCGCTACGCACACCTCAGCCCGGATGCGCGCCGGGACGCGGTGGGCGTGCTCGATCTGCCCGCGCCGGATCGGACGCAGGCGCCCGATCCGGCTGACAACAGGCTGACAACGGCACCTGTCAGTCGCGTTAGCAATTGAAATCGTATAGGAAAACAGTGGAGGCGCCGGGAGTCGAACACGTCCATCAACCCCGGCATTTCGAGTGCTTGCACGATTCTCGGCGCTTTCCGCAGCAGTTGAGTTGGAACCAGTTGTTTGGAGTTTGGTCCAGTTGGTTCTGTTTGGGCAACCGTTGGGCAACGGTCCGAGAGGACAGACGAAGGACTTTTCGCCTACCCTTGTGCCGATCGCGCAGACCGTCGTCACAGCGGCGCCGTAGTCGGGAGTTGGCGCTTTTGCTGGAGTGATTCGCCCCGCCCGCCGACGGACTCGGCGCCGCCATCGAACATGAGCGTCGGCGGCGATCGACTTCTGTCGGTGCGCGAGACGGCCAACCCTCTGGGTCTGTCGACAGCGACGGTATGCGACTCTGCGACGTCGGGAGTTGCCCCGCATCCGAATCCTAAACGACATTCGAATTGCGCCCGCCAACCTTGAACCGTTGGTGGCCGAGCGACGAGCTAAATCGGTTGGCGGCGATGCCTACGGCGGCAGGGCCCTCACCGCCCATGTTGGCGCTTCAGGCTCCAGCGTGCACTTGCCTCGTGCCGCGCGCGCGACCAGACGAGGACGCCTCCACGGCTCCGACGTATCGAGGATCCGGCAGCGATCGAACACGCGAACCGCCTCAGCCAGGTTCGCCAGAGCGGCCACGTACCCAGCGCGGATCTCGGTTTCAGACGCAGCATGTCCACCCGCCTGGGCACGCTGGAGTACACGTTCGATGTTGATGTCCGGTGAGGTTGTGCACAAGAACGTGAGGGCCGTGCGGAAGCCACTGGTTCCGCGCCCGCTCTGCCTGACGCACTGACACCAGCGTTCGCATCGTGGTTTCCACGGCGAAGCTCCGCCTGCCGTCGATGTGCTCGGCCACGAACGTCTCGCACTGTTGTGAGACGGCCTTTCGCACTGTCGGCGGGATCGCGCGGTAGCTTCCAACGATCTGGGCGCATCGATCGTCGATGCTGAACGCGTCCACGCCCAGGGCGGCGACGGGGAAGAACGTGCTCTTGCCGCTTCCCGGCGGCCCCGCGAATACGAGCATGACCGGGTGAGCGGCGGGTCTCGACACGACCACGGCGCCTCAGCCGGTCTCGACGCTGGTCAACGAGGTCGGAAGCATGTCGGGGGGCAGCTCACGCGAGACAAGTTGCCCATCGCCGTCGATCACGCCCATCTGTTCGAGCCGCGCCCGCGCTTGCCGCATACGTCGTTCGGCCATGGCATCCATGCGCGTATCCCAGGTGGCGGCGTCCGCCTCGTTGTCGAGATCGAGATCATCCACGCGGGCTTCGGGGATCGGAGATTCGTCGATCTTGGCCAGCATTGCTTTGATTTTAGCATCCCGCCTAACGATGTCCTGCGCAAGTTGCCATATTCGCAGCTTGAATCGTGGGCGAGACGTTACCTGTCATAGACTGCCTATGTGCTTGCCGGTGGAGGCGGTGATCGGATAGGACGCCACGATCGGCTGGGATATGCTTTCTGTCGCTGTTGGGACAGCGGCTGTTGGCTCCATGGCGGTGCCCAGGAGCCGCGCCATTCCTTCGAACAACGACATCAGGGCGCGCGCTGCGTGGGATGGCGCCTCAATCCGGATTCCACCATCTGCGCTGCGTTTGATGCTGAGTGCTCTGAGCATGTGTCCGACAGACTCCTCGGCATCGCCGATGGCGGAAGGGAGCGAAGGCGCGTCCGCCTCGCTCCTCTCGGTCTGGCCGCTGCTGGTCACCGGCGATTGTGCGACGACGTCGTCATCTGCCAACGCCATCGCCTCCACCCCATCGGTTGGCGCCGGCGCGGCTGCGTCGACGCCGGGCTGATCTTCAGCCTCGGTCCCGACGAACGCGGGTGCGTGCCCGGCGGCTGGCTCCACCCCCAGCCGTTCGAGGACCACACCAAGGGCGCCTGCGCGATCGAACTGGATCTGGTCGGTCGTTCCGTCGAAAAGTCCCTTGAACAGGGCGCGTTTGCCGGCGACAAGACCGGCGATCCGCTCTTCGATGCAGGCCCGACTGACCAGGTTGTAGACGTCGATCGGTCGCTTCTGGCCGAGACGATGGATTCGCCCGATACGCTGCTCGAGCACGGCGGGGTTCCACGGGAGCTCGAGATTGACGCAGGCGTTCGCCGCTTTCTGTAAATTCAGGCCAACGCCGCCCGCGTCGGTGAGAAAGAGGATGGCGGTTTGGGGATCGTCGTGAAAGTCGACCAGGTTCTGCGTGCGCCGGCGCGCCCCTTCCTGACCCGTGAAGAACAACGCCCGCAGCCCCCCTGCGGAAAGCAGCAGATCGGACACCGACCATGCCGCAAGCTCCAACATGCGTCGCCACTGGCTAAAGACGACGATCTTGCGCTTTTGGGTGACCACCAGGTTCGAGACCAACTCGCGAAACTCGACCAGCTTCGGGGCGGCGAGCGACTCGACGAGCTTGGGTTCCGGGGCCCGGTCGCGGATCGCCGGCCAGGTCGACAGGAAGTTGAGCTGGGCCATGCCATTCGCGATCACCCGCTGGGTGAGCAGCAGCGACATGAGCCGCAAGAACTCGCCTTGGGTGAGCGGTCGTCGTTGCGCGATCCGGGCGAGCTTGGCGATGGGCTGGTTGAGATCGTCGTGGGCTTCGCGCTGCTCGGCGGTCAGCTCGACGGGGATCACGGTGTCCTGTCGTACCGGAAGCTGGGACAGCACTTCGCTTCGCACGCGGCGAAGCAAGACGGGCGCAAGGCGCTTTCGTAGCAGGTCCAGGTTTCGCGCCCCGATCACCTCCTGTTTGCCGTCGGCGTACGTGCTGTGCCACGGCACCAGTCGCCATTTTGGTTCGAGCGCGCGGTCGTCTACCCATTCGACGATGGAGGCCAGCTCTTCGAGTCGGTTCTCCATTGGCGTGCCAGTCAGGACCAATCGGAAGTCGGGCTTGAGGCGTTTGACGATGAGTGCGGTCTTCGTCGCCCAGTTCTTTATTCGCTGTGCCTCGTCGAGCACCACCAGGTCGGGCGCCCAGGCGGTGATGACGTCGAAATCGCGCACGACCTGTTCGTAGTTAGTGACCAGGAAACCTCGCTGCGTCGACCGGTAAAGCGAGCGCCGATCCTCAGCGCCTCCTTCCACCAGGCGCAGGGGCGCATCGGACACCGCCTGCCACTCGCGCTCCCATTGCGGTTTCAACGACGCGGGCACAACCAGCAGCCCGCGGCGGACAACACGGGCGTCGTATAGCGCGCCGGCTCCGACGATAGCCTGCGTGGTCTTGCCAAGTCCCATATCGTCGGCGAGCACCAAGCGCCCCTCGGCCAGAAAACGCCTGATGCCTTCCTTCTGATAGGAATAGAGGCGCCGCTTGGCGCGGCCGAGGGCCTGCCGGATTCGGGGCGCTGCCACGCGGAGGCGCCGCAACCGTTCGAGCCGCGTCCTCTCTTCGACCAGTACGGCGCGTGCGGCGGGATCAACGGACGCATGCGCCTTGCGGGCGTGCGCTTGCAAGCTGCGCACAAGGTGCATACGAGCCTCGGGGTCGGCGATGTGAGTCGCCTTCAGACTCCCATTGCCGGCCGTGGTTGGGTGAAAGAGGCCTGCAATCGCTGAAGGGAACGCCGGGGCAGCGTGTCCGTTGCCGTGCGGCCGGCTAAGGCAAAGCCCTTCCAATGGATCGGTCGATGCCGGCGGCGCGCGGGTAGCGTCCCAAACGATCTGACCGGCACGCGACGGTGCCATTGGTGTTTTCACCTTCTGGCCAAAAGCGCGTGGCCTTCTTGCCAGGTGTTCCAGCACGGCCAGCAGGTGCTTGCAAAGGCCAAGTGCGCCACGCAGGAAGTCGGCGCAGTCGCACGAGCCGCGCACCGGTACCAAGGAAGCAAGCCTCACGTCATACGGCAACGTCCCGTCCGCGTCCGCCCGCCCGAGGACATAGCGTCCCCACGGGTCGCGCCGCGGTCCGCTGACGACGGCGATCTCTTGGGTGCTGATCGAGGCGACCCGGCGGAGGATCGCTTCCAGCGCCGCGCGCCGCACCGGCCAATCCCACTCTCCCGGTAGCGCGAGCACGGATCGCACCAGTATTTCGGCGGGAATGTGCAGCGTTCGTCGACCGGCGATCTGCAAAAGCGATTCGTACGCCTCAGCGCCTTTCGCGGGCGAATCCATGACGGCGATTGCATCCTGCATGCAGTGTTTACTGCCAGGAAGGTCGCTCGGTGTCTATCAAGATCCCGCCGGCGTGTGGGTCCAGATCGCGCAAGAGCATGTCGACCACAGCCTCCTCATGCACGCCCCGGCCGCGCTGGCGCATCGCCTCGCCCAGCGTCACATCCCACAATGGAACAACCGGGGTACCGGTCAGGGCGGCGCTCCCTTCCGCCTGCCGATAGTCGTCGGTTCCCATCCGCCACGGCGTCGCCCCGAACTTCCGGATCATGGCGTTGGCCATTTGGATGCCTGGCCAATCGAAGTCGCCATGATAGGCGATGGCAACGCCGGCTTGCCGCAGCTGCGACAGAAGCAGGCGCATGGCGGTCTTGGGTTGTCCGTCCGTGCACAGCAGCGGACGCGCCCGGCGTCCCAGGCGGTTGGCGGCAGCGGCGACCACGCTGGGATTTTCACAGACGAAGACCGCGGTGCCCCTGATGGACGCAAACGCCGGCGCATCACGCAAAAGCTGGCGAGTGCTCAGCCGGTAGGGCTCGCCCGTCTCCGCCGCCAGCGCGAAGGCGCGCCCGGTGGCGCTGGTGCCGTCGGCGCGGAGATTCAGGACCAGCACCGGGGCGGACAGTTCGTCGGCCAGCACGCCGGCCGCCGCCCAGGCCGCGCGTCGCAATTCGGTGTTGTCAGCCAGCGCCAACCCTTCGCGCATGATGATGGCGCGAAGAACCAACGTGGCCAGCGGCGCACCAGCATCGAGAGCGTGGCTGTCGCCAACCGCCTGCGCCGCCAACTCGGCCAGCGGGACGGCCTGCGCCGGCAGGCGCGCGAGCACCGCGACGGCCGCGGTCAGTAGCGCCTTTCCCTCATCCGGATCGCTCGCGGTCAGGCGGCGCAGCAGCCCGCCGGCGGTGACGTCAGCCAGCCACGCCTGCCATGGCGATGCGGCGCCCAGAGCGCGTTGCGCGTCGTCCAGGGCGGCGCGCCACTGGGCTTCGACTTGCGCTTGCTGCTCACGCCGGTTTTCGATCGGACCTTCGATGTCGATCAGCGCCGCGCCGAGATCATCGCCCAGCTCGGCCGCTCGCAACATCGCCGCCAGCTCGTCAAGGTCAACGTGCAGCGACTGACCGCGCGACAGGCGGCCGAACAGTCGCTCGACGGCGCTGCGCTGTTCGGGCGTCGGGTATGGCAGCGTGATCCGTCCCGACAGCGGGGATCCCCGCTCCATGCGGACGCGCAGTCGCGCCCGCACCCACGCCAGCGCCGGGCCTCCCAGCACGGCCAGCAGCCGTTCGCCGGGTGGTGTGCTCACGGCTCTGCCTGGTCGGACAGGGTCAAGCTGGGCGAGGAATGATCGGCGGCCGTTTCGGGTTGGGGCGCACGCGCCCCTGGGGCAGCCACCTCGGCCCGCGTACGCTCGCGTCCGTTCCAGGCGAATCGCGTGACGCCGACGGCATCGATCTCGGGCCGCGCCGCCAGCTGATAGATCGCCGCCGCGGGCAACGTCGGGTAACAGCCCCACTCGCGCTCGCTGGTCATCATGAAATCGAGGTCGAAAGTGGCCAGCAGGCCCATGCACTTGCTGCGCATGTCACTGTCGACACCGACGAACACCTCGTCGAGCAGGATCAGCCTCGGCGCCTTCCGATCGGCGCTGCGATAGTGGGCAGCGGCGGCGGCAAATTGCGGCAGCGTCAGGGCGACCGCCTTTTCGCCGCCGGAGCCGGTGCCATGGGTCCGGCGGGTCAGCGGCTTCCAGCTGCCATCCAGCATTCGCTCGACGCCAAAGTGGTGCCAGCGACGGTAGTCCAGCGCCTCGGCCAGATGATCCTGCCAGGTGCCGCCCAATTCAGCGGCGCGCACGTCGGCGATCCGTTTGCTTAAAAAGCTGCCCAGCGCCTCGCGCTCAGCGGGCGA includes:
- a CDS encoding TIGR02679 family protein, with amino-acid sequence MSTPPGERLLAVLGGPALAWVRARLRVRMERGSPLSGRITLPYPTPEQRSAVERLFGRLSRGQSLHVDLDELAAMLRAAELGDDLGAALIDIEGPIENRREQQAQVEAQWRAALDDAQRALGAASPWQAWLADVTAGGLLRRLTASDPDEGKALLTAAVAVLARLPAQAVPLAELAAQAVGDSHALDAGAPLATLVLRAIIMREGLALADNTELRRAAWAAAGVLADELSAPVLVLNLRADGTSATGRAFALAAETGEPYRLSTRQLLRDAPAFASIRGTAVFVCENPSVVAAAANRLGRRARPLLCTDGQPKTAMRLLLSQLRQAGVAIAYHGDFDWPGIQMANAMIRKFGATPWRMGTDDYRQAEGSAALTGTPVVPLWDVTLGEAMRQRGRGVHEEAVVDMLLRDLDPHAGGILIDTERPSWQ
- a CDS encoding S1C family serine protease is translated as MAANGAEEGFERHLAICDAAHAVAPGIDLALLKLDDERVFDTHGPLARALALPDIKDAVMAYGYPTGGSNLAITKGIVSRIEFAAYNRPVWGMRIQIDAAINHGNSGGPAVAGDKMIGLAFSSLGGTQNIGYIIPNEEIELFLADVADGTYGGKPGMYDDLQTLENPALRAFLRGCPRGKGRNNSAKCQAARHGTYHT
- a CDS encoding DEAD/DEAH box helicase — protein: MQDAIAVMDSPAKGAEAYESLLQIAGRRTLHIPAEILVRSVLALPGEWDWPVRRAALEAILRRVASISTQEIAVVSGPRRDPWGRYVLGRADADGTLPYDVRLASLVPVRGSCDCADFLRGALGLCKHLLAVLEHLARRPRAFGQKVKTPMAPSRAGQIVWDATRAPPASTDPLEGLCLSRPHGNGHAAPAFPSAIAGLFHPTTAGNGSLKATHIADPEARMHLVRSLQAHARKAHASVDPAARAVLVEERTRLERLRRLRVAAPRIRQALGRAKRRLYSYQKEGIRRFLAEGRLVLADDMGLGKTTQAIVGAGALYDARVVRRGLLVVPASLKPQWEREWQAVSDAPLRLVEGGAEDRRSLYRSTQRGFLVTNYEQVVRDFDVITAWAPDLVVLDEAQRIKNWATKTALIVKRLKPDFRLVLTGTPMENRLEELASIVEWVDDRALEPKWRLVPWHSTYADGKQEVIGARNLDLLRKRLAPVLLRRVRSEVLSQLPVRQDTVIPVELTAEQREAHDDLNQPIAKLARIAQRRPLTQGEFLRLMSLLLTQRVIANGMAQLNFLSTWPAIRDRAPEPKLVESLAAPKLVEFRELVSNLVVTQKRKIVVFSQWRRMLELAAWSVSDLLLSAGGLRALFFTGQEGARRRTQNLVDFHDDPQTAILFLTDAGGVGLNLQKAANACVNLELPWNPAVLEQRIGRIHRLGQKRPIDVYNLVSRACIEERIAGLVAGKRALFKGLFDGTTDQIQFDRAGALGVVLERLGVEPAAGHAPAFVGTEAEDQPGVDAAAPAPTDGVEAMALADDDVVAQSPVTSSGQTERSEADAPSLPSAIGDAEESVGHMLRALSIKRSADGGIRIEAPSHAARALMSLFEGMARLLGTAMEPTAAVPTATESISQPIVASYPITASTGKHIGSL
- a CDS encoding tyrosine-type recombinase/integrase, which encodes MAVYRDKRDGKWRYRKTIALPNGRTLRINGTPPISTKVAAEVAERKDVERALTSRDGPMEKEVPRFDTFAQEFLDKYVDVKNKPSEIGTKHSIFRHHLLPRFGSKKLDEIDAEAIAGYTSAALKNKKSPKTINNHLTVLRRTLAIAVKWGRLDHVPAIDWLKAPKPPFDFLDFSETTRLVDAAEGEWHTVILIALKTGMRQGELLALRWEDVDLVAGKLRITCSVSRGVITTPKSGKPREMPLSDAAVRALKAHRHLRGPLVFCDVEGQMLTKGACKWPLKRAYKRAGLREVGWHMLRHTFASHLVMRNVPLKAVQELLGHATIEMTMRYAHLSPDARRDAVGVLDLPAPDRTQAPDPADNRLTTAPVSRVSN
- a CDS encoding helix-turn-helix domain-containing protein, with the translated sequence MSNPAILSVSNGLKADQVTDQSQASSPPAPSSGEPDLPQFLSVIEVAAVLRVDRKTVHKLIASGDLPHVRLGRVIRIPVAVLHSLRKSA